A genome region from Bombilactobacillus bombi includes the following:
- a CDS encoding GntR family transcriptional regulator: MKNAFNVVKEKLKQAITSGKFKANEKLPTEDEFIKYFQISRYAIRKALGQLEQENLIYRVQGSGMYVQDWNKKWFRNSESKTVGLICTHIADYIFPKIISHIDSILAKEGYSLLVANTHNDTNRERLRLINMLDSQVAGLIVEPSESAKPNPNLDIYQVIAQNKIPLLFLNASYPEVDFPVIQNTDLQSESELTHYLLNLGHKRIIGIFQIDDRQGVHRLNGFLEAYQKNDIDLSNSSIIMYSSHDNFEVISQKLDLYLNSNQLPTAITCYNDQLAIRIVDKLKKAHYRIPEDISVTGFDDYDGVNYITPSLTTMTYETYAVGQEAGRGILDLIHGKPFNSITHQPQLKIRDSTAAPKK, from the coding sequence ATGAAAAATGCATTTAACGTAGTTAAGGAGAAATTAAAACAAGCTATTACTTCTGGAAAATTTAAAGCAAATGAAAAACTACCTACTGAAGATGAATTTATTAAATATTTTCAGATATCACGTTATGCAATTCGCAAAGCATTAGGTCAATTAGAGCAGGAAAATTTAATTTATCGTGTTCAAGGAAGTGGTATGTATGTACAAGATTGGAATAAAAAGTGGTTTCGAAATTCTGAAAGTAAAACTGTTGGACTTATATGTACCCATATTGCAGATTATATTTTCCCAAAAATAATTTCACATATTGATTCTATTCTTGCAAAGGAGGGATACTCATTATTAGTAGCTAATACACATAATGATACTAATAGAGAACGTTTGCGCTTAATTAATATGCTAGATTCACAAGTTGCCGGCCTAATAGTCGAACCGAGCGAAAGTGCTAAACCTAATCCTAATCTAGATATTTATCAAGTAATTGCTCAAAATAAAATTCCATTATTATTTTTAAATGCCAGTTATCCTGAAGTTGATTTTCCAGTTATTCAAAATACTGACCTACAATCAGAAAGTGAACTTACACATTATCTCTTAAATTTGGGACATAAGCGTATAATTGGAATTTTTCAAATTGATGATCGACAAGGCGTCCATCGATTGAACGGTTTTTTAGAAGCTTATCAAAAAAATGATATTGATTTATCGAATTCTAGTATTATTATGTACAGTTCGCATGATAATTTTGAAGTTATTAGCCAAAAATTAGATTTATATCTTAATAGTAATCAATTACCCACAGCGATAACTTGCTATAATGATCAATTAGCTATTCGTATTGTTGATAAACTCAAAAAAGCACATTATCGTATACCAGAAGACATATCAGTTACCGGTTTTGATGATTATGACGGTGTCAATTATATAACGCCTAGTTTAACAACTATGACCTATGAAACTTATGCTGTGGGTCAAGAAGCTGGTCGAGGAATACTAGATTTGATTCATGGCAAACCTTTCAACTCTATTACCCATCAACCCCAACTCAAAATCAGAGATTCCACAGCGGCACCAAAGAAATAA
- a CDS encoding xylulokinase — MDIKTTISDIKKGKISLGIELGSTQIKAVLIDNNANPLAEGSYVWENSYEDNIWTYSLEDAWKGIQSSYQQLAANVQSKYHVQLQKIGAIGVSAMMHGYLAFDQAGKQLVPFRTWRNNITQDAADELTKLFDFNIPLRWSIAHLYHAILQQEKHVSQIDFITTLAGYVHWQLSGEKVIGVGDASGMFPIEEHSKFNQRMIDQFNGLPKVQAYDWQLPDILPEIKVAGQPAGHLTADGAKLLNPTGHLQSGSIMAAPEGDAGTGMISTNSVRLRTGDISVGTSAFSMVVLDKPLVKVHRDIDLVTTPDGLPVAMVHINNCSSDINAWAHLFAEFAARLGLNLSANKLYETLFLDVVKSDTNAGGLVNYSYLSGENITNIQAGRPLFVRTPESKFNLANFMLAQLYSAFAPLKIGMDILTKEEGIHPGVMIAQGGLFKTPVMAQQILANALNIPIAVMNNASVGGPWGMAVLAQYTAADTDLNLADYLDTKIFADSETMTLGPEPDGVKGYQEYIERYQQALPIESQASILKD, encoded by the coding sequence TTGGACATTAAAACTACTATTTCAGATATTAAAAAAGGCAAAATCTCTTTAGGAATTGAATTAGGATCAACTCAAATTAAAGCAGTTTTAATTGATAATAATGCTAATCCACTTGCTGAGGGAAGTTATGTTTGGGAGAACAGTTATGAAGATAATATTTGGACATACTCTTTAGAAGATGCTTGGAAGGGAATTCAGTCAAGTTATCAACAACTAGCAGCAAATGTTCAAAGCAAATATCACGTTCAACTGCAAAAAATTGGAGCTATCGGTGTAAGTGCAATGATGCATGGTTATTTAGCTTTTGACCAAGCAGGGAAACAATTAGTTCCTTTTAGAACGTGGCGTAATAATATTACCCAGGATGCTGCTGATGAGCTAACGAAGTTATTTGACTTTAATATTCCATTAAGATGGAGTATTGCCCACTTGTATCATGCCATTTTACAACAAGAAAAACATGTCAGTCAGATTGACTTCATTACAACTTTAGCCGGTTATGTACATTGGCAATTGTCTGGTGAAAAAGTCATTGGTGTCGGGGATGCTTCAGGGATGTTTCCGATTGAAGAACATAGTAAATTTAATCAGCGGATGATTGATCAATTTAATGGTTTACCCAAAGTGCAGGCTTATGATTGGCAGCTGCCTGATATTTTGCCTGAGATTAAAGTTGCAGGACAACCTGCAGGACATTTAACTGCTGATGGTGCTAAATTACTTAATCCAACTGGGCATTTACAAAGTGGCAGTATTATGGCGGCTCCTGAAGGAGATGCAGGCACAGGAATGATTAGTACCAATAGTGTGCGATTACGAACAGGTGACATTTCTGTGGGAACTTCAGCTTTCTCAATGGTAGTCTTGGATAAGCCGTTGGTAAAAGTCCATCGAGATATTGATTTAGTAACTACACCAGATGGTTTACCAGTAGCCATGGTTCATATCAATAATTGTTCATCAGATATTAATGCTTGGGCTCATCTTTTTGCAGAATTTGCTGCGCGTTTGGGATTAAACTTATCAGCTAATAAATTATATGAAACTTTATTTTTAGATGTGGTAAAAAGCGATACTAATGCTGGTGGATTAGTTAATTATAGTTATTTATCTGGAGAAAATATTACTAATATTCAAGCCGGTCGCCCCTTATTTGTGCGGACTCCAGAAAGTAAGTTTAATTTGGCTAATTTTATGTTGGCTCAATTATATTCTGCTTTTGCACCTTTAAAGATTGGTATGGATATTTTGACCAAAGAAGAAGGCATTCATCCTGGCGTTATGATTGCTCAAGGAGGATTGTTCAAAACTCCTGTTATGGCTCAACAAATTTTGGCCAATGCTTTGAATATTCCGATTGCAGTTATGAACAATGCTAGTGTTGGTGGTCCATGGGGGATGGCAGTTTTAGCGCAATATACCGCAGCAGATACTGATCTTAACTTAGCAGATTATTTAGATACTAAGATATTTGCAGATTCCGAAACAATGACTTTAGGACCAGAGCCAGATGGTGTTAAGGGTTATCAAGAATATATTGAAAGATATCAACAAGCTTTACCAATTGAGTCTCAAGCTAGTATTTTAAAAGATTAA
- a CDS encoding L-ribulose-5-phosphate 4-epimerase, whose protein sequence is MLEALKKEVYEANMQLPKLDLVTFTWGNVSGIDREKGLFVIKPSGVDYEDLKPEDLVVVNLQGEVVEGKMNPSSDTPTHTVLYNAFPNIGGIVHTHSPWAVSFAAAGLDVPALNTTHADTFYTAVPAARALTQAEIEADYEGNTGKAIVETFKERQLDYEATPAALVSQHGPFAWGATAAKAVYNAKVLEVVAEEDYHSLQLTRSNIELPQYLLDKHYYRKHGQNAYYGQNNAQSQTHAQHEK, encoded by the coding sequence TTGTTAGAAGCTTTAAAAAAAGAAGTTTATGAAGCAAATATGCAGTTGCCCAAGTTGGATTTAGTGACATTTACTTGGGGAAATGTTTCTGGAATTGATCGAGAAAAAGGCTTGTTTGTGATTAAACCTTCTGGTGTCGACTATGAAGATTTAAAACCTGAGGATTTGGTAGTTGTAAATCTGCAAGGGGAAGTAGTAGAAGGAAAGATGAATCCTTCTAGCGATACGCCAACGCATACGGTTTTGTATAATGCTTTTCCTAATATTGGAGGGATTGTGCATACTCATTCACCATGGGCAGTCTCGTTTGCCGCTGCTGGGTTAGATGTTCCCGCATTGAACACGACTCATGCGGACACCTTTTATACCGCAGTGCCAGCAGCCAGAGCATTAACTCAAGCAGAAATCGAAGCAGATTATGAAGGTAATACTGGAAAAGCGATTGTAGAGACTTTCAAAGAACGGCAGTTAGATTATGAAGCAACACCAGCAGCTTTAGTCAGTCAGCATGGACCGTTTGCCTGGGGAGCAACTGCAGCCAAGGCAGTTTATAATGCTAAGGTTTTAGAAGTAGTTGCTGAAGAAGATTACCATTCCCTGCAGCTAACCCGAAGCAATATTGAGTTACCACAGTATTTATTAGATAAACATTATTATCGTAAGCATGGACAGAATGCGTACTATGGACAAAATAATGCCCAATCGCAGACACATGCCCAACATGAAAAATAA
- the araA gene encoding L-arabinose isomerase, which produces MLQVPNYEFWFAAGSQHLYGEETLKSVAKDAKEIVAGLNASGKLPYKIVFKEVLTTADEITKFMKEANYNDQVAGVVTWMHTFSPAKNWIRGTKLLQKPLLHFATQYLDNIPYDTIDFDYMNLNQSAHGDREYGYINARLQKHNKVIYGHWNDSEVQQEIADWEDVAVAYEESFNLKVARFGDNMRNVAVTEGDKIQAQIQMGWTVDYFGVGDLVAEMKQVSDDDVEKEYQKLQSDYELVVGDNDPKTFEHAVRYQLKQYIAMTRFFERGGYSAFTTNFEDLWGLEELQGLAAQLLMRDGYGFAGEGDWKTAALLRTFKIMTHNKQTAFMEDYTLDLRPGHQAILGSHMLEVDPSIASTKPCVEVHPLDIGGKDDPARLVFTGSEGPAIDVTMADFRDGFKLISYEVDAHKPEKETPHLPVAKQMWTPKTGLKKGATEWIENGGGHHTVFSFAATEQQVQDLATLYGIELVNIK; this is translated from the coding sequence ATGTTACAAGTACCTAATTATGAATTTTGGTTTGCTGCTGGTAGTCAGCATTTATATGGTGAAGAAACTCTAAAGAGTGTAGCTAAAGATGCTAAAGAAATTGTAGCTGGACTAAATGCTAGCGGTAAATTACCATATAAAATTGTTTTTAAAGAAGTTTTAACGACTGCAGATGAGATTACTAAATTTATGAAAGAAGCAAATTACAACGATCAAGTAGCGGGTGTGGTTACCTGGATGCATACATTTTCACCTGCTAAAAACTGGATTCGTGGTACCAAGCTTTTGCAAAAACCATTGTTACATTTTGCAACACAATATTTAGATAATATTCCATATGATACGATTGATTTTGATTATATGAACTTAAACCAAAGTGCTCATGGTGATCGTGAATATGGTTATATCAATGCACGCTTGCAAAAGCACAATAAGGTGATTTATGGACACTGGAATGATAGTGAAGTTCAACAAGAAATTGCTGATTGGGAAGATGTTGCAGTTGCTTATGAAGAATCATTTAATTTGAAAGTAGCTCGCTTTGGTGACAATATGCGTAATGTTGCCGTTACCGAGGGTGACAAAATTCAAGCACAAATTCAAATGGGTTGGACTGTTGACTACTTTGGTGTTGGCGATTTAGTAGCTGAAATGAAGCAAGTTTCTGATGATGATGTTGAAAAAGAATATCAAAAACTTCAATCAGATTATGAATTGGTAGTTGGCGACAATGATCCAAAGACTTTTGAACATGCAGTACGTTACCAATTAAAACAATATATTGCTATGACTCGTTTCTTTGAACGTGGTGGGTATAGTGCCTTTACTACCAACTTTGAAGACTTGTGGGGCTTAGAAGAATTACAAGGCTTAGCAGCACAATTATTGATGCGGGATGGTTACGGATTTGCTGGTGAAGGTGATTGGAAGACAGCAGCTTTGTTGCGGACTTTCAAGATTATGACACATAATAAACAAACTGCCTTTATGGAAGATTACACATTAGACTTACGTCCAGGACATCAAGCAATTTTAGGTTCACATATGTTGGAAGTTGACCCTTCGATTGCTTCTACTAAGCCATGTGTAGAAGTTCATCCATTAGACATTGGTGGTAAAGATGATCCTGCACGTTTAGTGTTTACTGGATCTGAAGGACCAGCAATTGATGTTACAATGGCTGATTTCCGTGATGGCTTCAAGTTAATTAGCTATGAAGTGGACGCACATAAGCCTGAAAAAGAAACACCACACTTGCCAGTTGCTAAACAAATGTGGACACCAAAAACAGGTCTTAAAAAAGGTGCTACTGAATGGATTGAAAATGGTGGCGGTCACCATACAGTCTTCTCCTTTGCAGCCACAGAACAACAAGTACAAGATTTGGCAACATTGTATGGAATTGAATTAGTTAATATTAAATAG
- a CDS encoding family 43 glycosylhydrolase, which yields MNKDNNYINPLIIQRADPFIYKHTDGYYYFTASVPAYNLIEIRRAKTLAGLAHAAPRTIWRKHDSGPMSQLIWAPEIHYIDSKWFIYFAAAETTSFDENGMFQHRMFCIECDNENPMESEDNWIERGQIKTHLDSFSLDATCFEVKDKLYYVWAQKDPQIKGNSNIYIAEMENPWTLKTSPVMLSKPEFDWETRGFWVNEGPAVIHRNGRFFLTYSASATDENYCMGMLSVSDQADLLDKDNWTKSKEPVFQSDLAQRQYGPGHNSFTVTEDNQTDILVYHCRDYTEIKGDPLYDPNRHTKIQAFTWNDDGTPNFGKPVPYNYQ from the coding sequence ATGAATAAAGATAATAATTACATTAATCCATTAATTATCCAAAGAGCTGATCCTTTTATTTATAAACATACGGATGGATATTATTATTTTACTGCTTCTGTGCCAGCTTATAATTTAATAGAAATTAGGCGTGCTAAAACGTTGGCAGGTTTAGCACATGCTGCTCCTAGAACAATATGGCGAAAGCATGATTCTGGTCCAATGAGTCAATTGATTTGGGCACCGGAAATTCACTATATTGATAGTAAATGGTTTATTTACTTTGCTGCTGCTGAAACCACTTCTTTTGACGAAAATGGAATGTTCCAGCATCGTATGTTTTGTATTGAATGCGATAATGAGAATCCAATGGAAAGTGAAGATAATTGGATTGAACGGGGTCAAATTAAAACTCATTTAGATAGTTTTTCGTTAGACGCTACATGTTTTGAAGTAAAAGATAAATTATATTATGTTTGGGCGCAAAAAGACCCGCAAATTAAAGGTAATTCGAATATTTATATAGCTGAAATGGAAAATCCATGGACACTAAAAACTTCTCCGGTTATGTTATCTAAACCAGAATTTGATTGGGAAACTCGTGGCTTTTGGGTAAATGAAGGCCCTGCAGTAATTCATCGTAATGGTCGTTTTTTCTTAACCTATTCTGCTAGTGCTACTGATGAAAATTATTGTATGGGAATGTTGAGCGTTTCTGATCAAGCTGATTTATTAGATAAAGATAATTGGACTAAAAGTAAAGAACCAGTATTTCAAAGTGATTTAGCACAACGTCAGTATGGACCAGGACATAACTCTTTTACTGTAACTGAAGATAATCAAACTGATATTTTAGTATATCATTGTCGTGATTATACCGAAATCAAAGGTGATCCTTTGTATGATCCTAATCGTCATACAAAAATTCAAGCGTTTACTTGGAATGATGATGGGACACCTAATTTTGGCAAGCCAGTTCCTTATAATTATCAATAA
- a CDS encoding oligosaccharide MFS transporter: MDTTNKTKNKHFWGFPFSHFSYFFIWATIYGYLTLWMEQVAHLNGAQSGLVFSMMAGVSLIFQPFFGVISDKLLFKKTLILTIAAVAIFIGPYFQWIFMPLLHINSFLVALVTGIFLSFILNGGVSVIEQYVQRASLANGFEYSHSRLGGSLAGIVASLVAGRLFLWKPNSIFWMCSVAAIVLVCLLLFSDKVNLENAAAAGDTSNSLDLKTVGAVFKNMNFWVLSIFYMGASAIFDVFDQQFIIFFKTFFHTAAQGTIVYSYMSSGQTIIEFILMFPMPWIINKIGSRNGLIAYGFLTCIRILGSALSPSWGWVVFFRLIAGLEMPLLLTSIMKYIAGAFDIRIYATVYALASNFAKQISVFIFSTVAGNLYDKIGYQHTYIMMGIFVFLITLFAAFTLKKEDPVQAGEVENNQEKQSSTSTSTN; encoded by the coding sequence ATGGATACAACAAACAAAACAAAAAACAAACACTTTTGGGGATTTCCATTTTCTCATTTTAGCTATTTCTTTATTTGGGCTACAATTTATGGGTATTTAACTCTTTGGATGGAACAAGTGGCTCATCTAAATGGTGCCCAATCAGGATTAGTATTTTCAATGATGGCGGGAGTTTCTTTAATATTTCAACCATTTTTTGGAGTGATTTCTGATAAACTTCTATTTAAGAAAACTTTGATATTAACAATTGCTGCAGTCGCAATCTTTATAGGACCATACTTTCAATGGATATTTATGCCGTTATTGCATATTAACTCCTTTTTAGTTGCTTTGGTTACAGGTATTTTCCTAAGTTTCATACTTAATGGTGGTGTTAGTGTTATTGAGCAATATGTTCAAAGAGCTAGTTTGGCTAATGGTTTTGAGTATTCACATTCTCGTTTAGGTGGCTCTTTAGCTGGTATTGTTGCTTCTTTAGTAGCAGGAAGATTGTTCCTTTGGAAACCTAATTCTATTTTTTGGATGTGTAGTGTAGCTGCAATTGTCTTAGTTTGTTTATTATTATTTAGTGATAAAGTTAATCTAGAAAATGCTGCAGCAGCGGGTGATACCTCTAATTCATTAGATTTAAAAACTGTTGGAGCTGTGTTTAAAAATATGAATTTCTGGGTTTTATCAATCTTTTATATGGGTGCTTCTGCGATATTTGATGTTTTTGATCAGCAATTTATTATTTTCTTTAAAACTTTTTTCCATACGGCAGCTCAAGGAACAATTGTTTATAGTTATATGTCATCTGGTCAAACAATTATTGAATTTATTTTGATGTTTCCTATGCCTTGGATTATTAATAAGATTGGTTCTAGAAATGGATTAATTGCTTATGGATTTTTAACCTGTATTCGAATCTTGGGATCAGCTTTGTCGCCTTCATGGGGTTGGGTAGTCTTCTTTAGATTGATTGCTGGATTAGAGATGCCATTACTCTTAACCTCAATTATGAAATATATTGCTGGAGCTTTTGATATCAGAATTTATGCAACTGTCTATGCTTTAGCTTCTAATTTTGCTAAGCAAATATCTGTCTTTATTTTCTCAACAGTAGCTGGGAATTTGTATGATAAAATTGGTTATCAACATACTTATATTATGATGGGAATCTTTGTCTTCTTGATTACATTGTTTGCTGCATTTACTTTAAAGAAAGAAGATCCAGTTCAAGCAGGAGAAGTAGAAAATAATCAAGAAAAGCAAAGTAGTACATCAACTTCAACAAATTAA
- a CDS encoding alpha-N-arabinofuranosidase, with protein sequence MLKVNLFIDRDNVIGEIDPRMWGSFTEQLGRSIYTGIYQPDHPQADDKGFRKDVIQAISQLNVPLIRYPGGNFVSGYNWEDGIGPKEKRPTRLDLAWKSIETNEFGLHEFMQWCKLVNAQPDMAINLGTRGIDAARNLIEYCNFPKGTYWSDLRRKNGAENPFNIKLWSLGNEMDGDWQIGHKTAHEYGRLAHEAAKVMRLVDPSIELVASGSSLHDMETFGNWEETILDDVYDDVEYLSLHQYYDNYEHDISKFLASSEDFDAFINDVIAICDAVKARKHSNKIMYLAMDEWNVWYHSKSADEKQKPWQIAPHLLEDHYNFADALVVGALAIVLMKHADRVKIGCLAQLVNVIAPIMTRTHGNPSVWYQSIFYPFMQVSNFGQGTALTVKNDVSTYHVDNHEVPYVDVAAVYNDKQQELILFIENKANVSAQLCSKINNLVLKNVISATKFSGYDFELTNEKQIMKFQNLTIEVNDNNQIQVELDPYSWNVIRIAAHD encoded by the coding sequence ATGCTAAAGGTTAATCTATTTATTGATCGTGATAATGTAATTGGTGAAATTGATCCACGAATGTGGGGTTCATTTACTGAACAATTAGGAAGATCTATTTATACAGGTATTTACCAGCCAGACCACCCTCAAGCTGATGATAAAGGATTTCGAAAAGATGTTATCCAGGCAATTTCACAACTAAATGTTCCATTAATTCGTTACCCAGGAGGTAATTTTGTCTCGGGATATAATTGGGAAGATGGCATTGGTCCTAAAGAAAAACGTCCAACTAGATTAGACTTAGCTTGGAAAAGTATAGAAACTAATGAATTTGGATTACATGAGTTTATGCAATGGTGTAAATTAGTGAATGCCCAACCAGATATGGCTATTAATTTAGGCACGCGAGGAATTGATGCTGCACGTAACTTAATAGAATATTGTAATTTTCCTAAGGGAACTTATTGGAGTGACTTAAGGCGTAAAAATGGTGCGGAAAATCCTTTCAATATAAAATTGTGGTCATTAGGTAATGAAATGGATGGCGATTGGCAAATTGGACATAAAACAGCTCATGAATATGGAAGATTAGCACACGAAGCTGCTAAGGTTATGCGTCTAGTTGATCCTAGTATTGAGTTAGTTGCTAGTGGAAGTTCTTTACATGATATGGAAACGTTTGGAAATTGGGAAGAAACTATTTTAGACGATGTATATGATGATGTAGAATATTTATCTTTGCATCAATATTATGACAATTATGAGCATGATATTTCTAAATTTTTAGCTAGTTCTGAAGATTTTGATGCTTTTATTAATGATGTGATTGCAATTTGTGATGCTGTTAAAGCTCGTAAACATAGTAATAAAATAATGTATTTGGCTATGGATGAATGGAATGTTTGGTATCATTCTAAATCAGCAGATGAAAAACAAAAACCTTGGCAAATAGCACCACATTTGCTAGAAGACCACTACAATTTTGCTGACGCATTAGTTGTGGGGGCACTAGCTATAGTATTAATGAAACATGCCGATCGAGTGAAAATTGGATGTTTAGCACAATTAGTTAACGTTATTGCTCCTATTATGACTAGAACCCATGGTAATCCATCCGTCTGGTATCAATCGATTTTTTATCCATTTATGCAAGTTTCCAATTTTGGACAAGGAACTGCATTAACAGTAAAAAATGATGTTTCTACTTATCATGTAGATAATCATGAAGTTCCTTATGTTGATGTAGCTGCTGTTTATAATGATAAACAACAAGAATTGATTTTATTCATTGAAAATAAGGCGAATGTTTCTGCACAATTATGTAGTAAAATAAATAATTTAGTATTAAAAAATGTAATTTCAGCAACTAAGTTTAGCGGTTACGATTTTGAATTGACTAATGAGAAACAAATTATGAAATTCCAAAATCTAACTATTGAAGTTAATGATAATAATCAAATTCAAGTAGAATTAGATCCTTATTCGTGGAACGTAATTAGAATTGCTGCTCATGATTAA
- a CDS encoding sialidase family protein: MKLEKQIKVTFILLVTILAMVNLEPKITSAATNNKIVTIADKFQFSDTKSPSFLYGRGLVTTHTDKRHYGRLYATSEHYVKGVPSYLIFESVDNGNTWNKISEVQEQHNFTDNQPWGTRYQPFLYELPEKVGKMPAGTIICIGNSIPGDLSQTSIDLYYSKDHAQHWKYLSTVAKGGHADINTKHNGPVWEPFLKVINHQLVCFYSDERDKPKHSQKLVHQVSNDGIYWGEKIDDVAFKSPNARPGMVTIAQMANQKYIMTYEVVNAGEWRTNYKISNDGLNWDAGSEGNRLAYGGAPYVVTMNDGTIVANTDGSDYLYINRDNLKSGQWQIVKCPMPLAYSRSITVLPNNQLLFVSGGPLKAPTATDDNQLTSMIFNLK, translated from the coding sequence ATGAAATTAGAAAAGCAAATAAAAGTTACTTTTATTTTACTAGTAACAATACTGGCAATGGTCAATTTAGAACCAAAGATAACCTCTGCTGCAACTAATAACAAAATAGTTACAATTGCTGATAAATTTCAATTTTCTGATACTAAGAGCCCCAGTTTTCTATATGGTAGAGGATTGGTTACTACTCATACTGATAAGAGGCATTATGGTCGTTTATATGCTACTTCTGAACATTATGTCAAAGGTGTTCCTTCATATTTAATATTTGAAAGTGTTGATAATGGGAATACATGGAATAAAATTAGTGAAGTACAAGAGCAGCATAATTTTACTGATAATCAGCCTTGGGGTACTAGATATCAACCATTTTTGTACGAATTACCAGAAAAAGTAGGAAAGATGCCTGCAGGAACAATTATTTGTATAGGAAACTCTATACCAGGTGATTTAAGTCAAACATCAATAGATTTATATTATAGTAAAGATCATGCTCAACATTGGAAGTATTTAAGTACTGTTGCTAAAGGTGGACATGCCGATATTAATACTAAACATAATGGACCAGTATGGGAGCCATTTTTAAAAGTTATTAATCATCAACTAGTTTGCTTTTATTCAGATGAAAGAGATAAACCTAAACATAGTCAAAAGTTAGTTCACCAAGTTTCTAACGATGGCATTTATTGGGGAGAAAAGATTGATGACGTAGCTTTTAAATCACCTAATGCGCGCCCCGGAATGGTTACTATTGCGCAAATGGCTAATCAAAAATATATTATGACGTATGAAGTTGTCAATGCTGGTGAATGGCGCACAAATTATAAAATTTCTAATGATGGTTTAAATTGGGATGCCGGTAGTGAAGGCAATAGATTAGCTTATGGTGGAGCTCCTTATGTAGTAACTATGAATGATGGTACTATAGTAGCTAATACTGATGGTAGTGATTATCTATATATAAATAGGGATAATTTGAAATCAGGTCAATGGCAAATTGTTAAGTGTCCTATGCCATTAGCTTATTCTCGTTCAATAACTGTTTTACCTAATAATCAATTGCTATTTGTAAGTGGTGGACCCCTAAAAGCTCCAACAGCCACTGATGATAACCAATTAACGTCAATGATTTTTAATTTAAAATAA
- a CDS encoding substrate-binding domain-containing protein: protein MEKLTIRDIAVMANVSTATVSNYLNGNYERMSLETRQNLANIINNTNYIPNTTARNLAKHENKTIGVSIADITNPFTSQVLSGIYERCDTYNYRVLFTNANNSEQKEIDNITRLQNEKVAGIIVDPVNPDSPIYQSLSNSNTVMVDRQSANLIIDTIATDNVKSVQELVEQMKKQNYQKIYFVTWPFQNISTRTQRYQGFIKATKYSTLDYLVTVPHHGKLAEYQQFTQNIATIMNKKGNEKIGFFCMNARVLLRLLQAMQKLNFAYPTDYGVATYEEFDWMKVMTPPISCIRQDSFSIGQVAMNSLHHKIENKISTLPKLKLIPTKQILRNSF, encoded by the coding sequence ATGGAAAAACTAACTATCCGTGATATCGCTGTTATGGCTAATGTTTCAACAGCAACAGTTTCTAATTACTTAAATGGTAATTATGAACGGATGTCCTTAGAAACACGCCAAAATTTAGCTAATATCATTAATAATACTAATTATATTCCCAATACTACAGCTCGTAATCTGGCTAAACACGAAAACAAAACTATTGGTGTTTCCATTGCTGACATTACTAATCCATTTACTTCTCAAGTTCTTTCAGGTATTTATGAACGTTGTGATACTTATAATTATCGTGTTTTATTCACAAACGCGAACAACAGTGAACAAAAAGAAATCGATAATATTACACGCTTACAAAACGAGAAAGTAGCAGGTATTATTGTTGATCCTGTTAATCCTGATAGCCCTATTTACCAATCCTTATCAAATTCCAATACTGTAATGGTTGACCGTCAATCAGCCAATTTAATTATTGATACCATCGCTACTGATAACGTTAAATCTGTACAAGAACTAGTAGAACAAATGAAAAAACAAAATTATCAAAAAATCTATTTTGTTACTTGGCCCTTTCAAAACATTAGTACTAGAACTCAACGCTATCAAGGATTCATTAAAGCTACTAAATACTCTACCTTAGATTATTTAGTCACGGTCCCTCACCATGGAAAATTAGCCGAATATCAGCAATTCACGCAAAACATTGCAACAATCATGAATAAAAAAGGCAATGAAAAAATTGGATTTTTCTGTATGAATGCTCGTGTTTTGCTCAGGCTTCTACAAGCCATGCAAAAATTAAATTTTGCTTATCCAACAGATTATGGTGTTGCTACTTATGAAGAGTTTGACTGGATGAAAGTAATGACACCTCCTATCAGCTGCATTCGGCAGGATTCTTTTTCTATTGGTCAAGTTGCAATGAATAGCTTGCACCACAAAATTGAAAATAAAATTTCAACCTTACCTAAGTTAAAACTCATTCCTACAAAACAAATTCTTCGTAACAGTTTTTAA